In one window of Syngnathus typhle isolate RoL2023-S1 ecotype Sweden linkage group LG7, RoL_Styp_1.0, whole genome shotgun sequence DNA:
- the rerglb gene encoding RERG/RAS-like b, whose amino-acid sequence MNDIKLALLGSPGAGKSAVLVRFLTRRFIGEYASDTNSLYRKRLSIDGRQLNLEVFDPCSQRSEARCILEEPVAWADGFVVVYNISDRNSFLDAKNILRQIRETRQQDQCKGEPPGVPVCLLGNKQDLCHARQVREDEGRCLAQENRCHFQEVSAAESYQDISGLFTQLIRQVMEHLKYRAERRRYSGSKSMAKLINNVFGKRRKSV is encoded by the exons ATGAACGACATCAAGTTGGCCCTGCTGGGAAGTCCGGGGGCTGGAAAATCAG CTGTCCTCGTGCGCTTCCTGACCAGACGTTTCATCGGAGAATATGCCTCCGACACCA ATTCTCTTTATCGAAAAAGGCTGTCCATCGACGGTAGGCAGCTGAATCTGGAGGTCTTTGATCCCTGCTCGCAG CGCTCAGAGGCTAGGTGCATACTGGAGGAACCGGTGGCGTGGGCAGACGGTTTTGTGGTGGTCTACAACATCAGTGACCGCAATTCCTTCCTCGATGCCAAGAACATCCTGCGGCAGATTCGTGAGACGCGCCAGCAAGACCAATGCAAAGG AGAGCCACCAGGTGTCCCTGTTTGTCTGCTGGGCAACAAGCAGGACCTGTGCCACGCTCGACAGGTACGCGAGGACGAAGGCCGCTGCCTGGCGCAAGAGAACCGCTGCCACTTCCAGGAAGTATCAGCGGCCGAGAGCTACCAGGACATCTCCGGCCTCTTCACCCAGCTCATCAGGCAGGTGATGGAGCACCTGAAGTACCGCGCCGAACGTCGTCGCTACAGCGGCTCCAAATCCATGGCCAAGCTCATCAACAATGTGTTTGGGAAGAGGAGGAAGTCGGTGTAA
- the znf143b gene encoding zinc finger protein 143 isoform X2, translating to MLLAQLNRDSQGMTEFQDADGQPVTLCLTEAVTVADGEQMDTMDTVSLQAVTLMDGSTAYIQRDTKPTFSDAQIMDGQMIQLEDGSTAYVRHVSMAKSGGDSLQLEDGQAVQLEDGTTAFIHTHKETYEQSGLQEVQLEDGSTAYIQHTVHMPQPNTILAIQADGTIADLQAEATAIDPDTISVLEQYTAKVESIENPLVSYGRVEADNGVQMQIVLQGQENRRVAHVGEKAYRCEHEDCGKLYTTAHHLKVHERSHTGDKPYMCDYPGCGKKFATGYGLKSHSRTHTGEKPYRCQELNCCKSFKTSGDLQKHTRTHTGEKPFKCPVDGCGRSFTTSNIRKVHIRTHTGERPYYCSEPNCGRSFASATNYKNHMRIHTGEKPYVCTVPGCEKRFTEYSSLYKHHVVHTPCKPYNCNHCGKTYKQISTLAMHKRTAHNDTEPIEEEQEAYFEPPADAIDDPNVIYPPAAETLAEAEDSSKNSSAETTEIVAQQHVALVTQPDGTQQQVTISEADLQAMGGTITMVTQEGTTITIPAHELATQGAQVAIMTPGMTSFESVEAATYSHEQDDVHPVTLLATSNGTHIAVQLSDQQSLEEAIRIASRIQQGESPGLED from the exons ATGCTCTTGGCGCAGCTCAACCGGGACTCCCAGGGCATGACGGAGTTTCAAGACGCCGACGGGCAGCCCGTCACGCTTTGCCTGACCGAGGCAGTGACTGTGGCTG ATGGCGAGCAGATGGACACCATGGACACGGTAAGCCTTCAGGCTGTCACCCTGATGGACGGCTCCACCGCCTACATCCAGCGTGACACCAAGCCGACCTTTTCCGACGCGCAAATCATGGATGGCCAGATGATCCAGTTGGAGGACGGATCGACCGCCTACGTCCGTCACGTGTCCATGGCCAAATCAG GAGGAGATAGTTTGCAGCTGGAAGATGGACAAGCAGTTCAACTTGAAGACGGGACGACAGCCTTCATACACACCCACAAAG AAACATACGAGCAAAGCGGGCTGCAGGAGGTGCAGCTGGAGGACGGCAGCACGGCCTACATCCAGCACACCGTGCACATGCCGCAGCCCAACACCATCCTGGCCATCCAGGCCGACGGCACCATCGCCGACCTGCAGGCCGAGGCCACCGCCATCGACCCCGACACCATCAGCGTGTTGGAGCAGTACACCGCCAAG GTGGAGAGCATCGAGAATCCTTTGGTTTCCTACGGCAGAGTCGAAGCAGACAACGGCGTGCAAATGCAG ATTGTGCTCCAGGGTCAGGAGAACAGGAGGGTGGCCCACGTCGGTGAGAAGGCGTACCGCTGTGAGCACGAGGATTGCGGGAAGTTGTACACCACTGCACACCATCTCAAG GTCCACGAGCGCTCGCACACCGGAGACAAGCCGTACATGTGCGACTATCCGGGATGTGGGAAGAAGTTTGCTACGG GATATGGACTGAAGAGTCACTCGCGCACGCACACTGGTGAGAAGCCGTATCGATGTCAGGAGCTCAACTGCTGCAAGTCCTTCAAAACCTCGGGAGACCTTCAGaagcacacgcgcacgcacacag GAGAGAAACCGTTCAAGTGTCCGGTGGACGGTTGCGGCCGGTCcttcaccacctccaacatccGCAAAGTTCACATCCGCACGCACACGGGCGAGCGGCCGTACTACTGCTCCGAACCGAACTGCGGCCGCTCCTTTGCCAGCGCCACCAACTACAAGAACCACATGAGGATCCACACCG GGGAGAAGCCGTACGTGTGCACCGTACCCGGATGTGAGAAGCGTTTCACCGAGTACTCGAGCCTCTACAAGCACCACGTCGTGCACACGCCGTGCAAGCCGTACAACTGCAACCACTGTGGCAAGACCTACAAGCAGATCTCCACGCTGGCCATGCACAAGCGCACTGCCCATAATGACACGGAGCCCatcgaggaggagcaggaggcctATTTTGAGCCGCCCGCAG ACGCCATCGACGACCCCAATGTGATTTACCCGCCGGCTGCGGAGACGTTGGCAGAAGCGGAGGACTCCTCCAAGAACAGTTCTGCGGAGACCACCGAGATTGTTGCTCAGCAGCACGTCGCCTTGGTGACGCAGCCGGACGGGACGCAACAGCAG GTTACCATCTCTGAAGCAGATTTACAAGCCATGGGCGGCACCATCACCATGGTGACCCAAGAAGGCACCACCATAACCATCCCAGCCCACGAGTTGGCCACACAGGGTGCTCag GTGGCCATCATGACACCCGGTATGACTTCTTTTGAAAGTGTGGAGGCGGCCACTTACAGCCACGAGCAAGACGACGTTCACCCAGTCACCTTACTGGCCACCTCCAACGGCACTCACATTGCTGTGCAG CTCAGCGATCAGCAGTCGTTGGAAGAAGCCATCCGAATAGCCTCGAGAATTCAACAAGGGGAATCGCCCGGACTGGAGGATTGA
- the ric3b gene encoding protein RIC-3b, giving the protein MAMSTFQKVTLATCLVLCVALLLPRMLLSRGRKDASGSEGGQFPPMVHRHTVSDGRGQRVAAGSGTSSRAHKAESGTTRVKGAGAGGGLGTAAKSNLAGQIIPVYGFGILLYILYILFKITSKGSSQPPLGRFSSARSENTKRKITDFELVQLQEKLRETEMVMENIVSNVHQSSDSASKGVNVDQESLLQQLTEITRVMQEGHLVEGVAMPNNNHQGPWEEAEDRDPHDLREHPRCCCQHSPCGAQTHAGEGDSSDRAENHPASFTGTHQADNEPGAGSGGEEDLDTELEEVYLSEEQQREREYEEEIQLGVPEEELAGVLKELELTLKMTSVMEREKMDRLESSALPGGGPVRRRNKKTSKESQ; this is encoded by the exons ATGGCGATGTCTACCTTCCAGAAAGTGACGCTTGCCACCTGCCTCGTGCTTTGCGTGGCCCTACTGCTTCCCAGGATGCTGTTGTCTCGCGGGAGGAAGGATGCTAGCGGTAGTGAAG GAGGTCAGTTCCCACCTATGGTGCACCGTCACACGGTCTCAGACGGACGAGGCCAAAGGGTGGCAGCGGGTTCAGGCACCTCGTCCAGGGCCCACAAGGCAGAGAGCGGCACCACCCGGGTCAAAGGTGCAGGAGCAGGAGGCGGGCTGGGAACGGCGGCCAAATCCAACCTAGCGGGACAAATCATTCCTGTCTATGGATTTGGGATTTTACTTTACATCCTCTACATCCTCTTCAAG ATCACATCCAAGGGGAGCAGTCAGCCTCCATTGGGCAGATTCTCCTCGGCACGCTCAGAGAACACCAAAAGAAAGATCA CCGACTTTGAGCTGGTTCAGCTGCAGGAAAAGCTGAGGGAGACGGAGATGGTGATGGAAAATATAGTTTCCAACGTGCACCAAAGCTCTGACAG TGCTAGTAAGGGAGTGAATGTGGACCAGGAGAGTCTCCTGCAGCAGCTGACAGAAATAACTCGCGTGATGCAGGAGGGGCACCTGGTGGAGGGCGTGGCAATGCCCAACAACAACCACCAGGGACCCTGGGAAGAAG CTGAAGACAGGGATCCTCATGACTTGCGGGAGCATCCTCGCTGCTGCTGTCAGCATTCTCCTTGTGGAGCACAGACACATGCCGGGGAAGGTGACAGCAGCGACCGGGCAGAGAACCATCCCGCGAGCTTTACAGGTACACACCAAGCCGATAATGAACCGGGTGCCGGTTCGGGAGGTGAGGAGGACCTGGATACAGAGCTGGAGGAGGTGTACCtgagtgaggagcagcagaggGAACGTGAGTACGAAGAGGAGATCCAGCTGGGCGTGCCTGAGGAAGAGTTGGCAGGCGTGCTGAAGGAGCTTGAACTCACCTTGAAGATGACGTCGGTCATGGAGCGAGAGAAAATGGACCGCCTGGAATCGAGCGCGTTGCCCGGCGGCGGTCCCGTTAGACGgcggaacaaaaaaacaagcaagGAGTCTCAGTGA
- the rpl27a gene encoding 60S ribosomal protein L27a, giving the protein MPTKKSKTRKLRGHVSHGHGRVGKHRKHPGGRGNAGGMHHHRINFDKYHPGYFGKVGMRHYHLKRNTTYCPTINLDKLWTLVSEQVRLTHSKKLDGPAPVIDAVRAGYYKILGKGKLPKQPVIVKAKFFSRRAEEKIKAVGGACVLMA; this is encoded by the exons ATG CCTACAAAAAAGTCCAAGACTAGGAAGCTTCGTGGGCATGTGAGCCACGGACACGGTCGCGTTG GCAAGCACCGAAAGCATCCTGGAGGTCGTGGTAATGCTGGTGGCATGCATCACCACAGGATCAACTTTGATAAATA CCACCCTGGGTACTTCGGCAAGGTGGGTATGAGACATTACCATTTGAAGAGGAACACCACCTACTGCCCCACCATCAACCTGGACAAGCTGTGGACGCTGGTGAGTGAGCAGGTCAGGCTCACCCACAGCAAAAAGCTCGACGGCCCAGCTCCCGTCATTGACGCCGTGCGCGCG gGTTACTACAAAATTCTGGGCAAAGGCAAGCTGCCCAAGCAGCCCGTCATCGTCAAGGCCAAGTTCTTCAGTCGACGGGCTGAAGAGAAGATCAAGGCGGTGGGAGGCGCTTGCGTGCTGATGGCATAA
- the akip1 gene encoding A-kinase-interacting protein 1 isoform X1: protein MGTLAGLEYSLQKSARLGLELLERASRRKVNWSKPPPTYTSMAEIDKDLHKKTLAELQEAFASIVKFMAETHIQCKRFYDSVGCAQGSIIEKEHVPRFHDHIRPTRNEYPSQYRGHYSTSLWRDHQRSSGPESRCKGQLVRGSGSGIQPGRHTATNKNGCPR, encoded by the exons ATGGGAACGCTAGCCGGGCTTGAGTATTCTCTGCAAAAGTCTGCCCGCCTGGGACTGGAGCTCCTGGAACGGGCCTCCAGGCGTAAGGTCAACTGGAGCAAGCCGCCGCCCACCTACACATCTATGGCAGAGATCGACAAGGACCTCCACAAA aaaACACTGGCGGAGCTGCAGGAGGCCTTTGCCAGCATCGTTAAGTTCATGGCGGAGACCCACATTCAATGCAAA AGGTTCTACGACTCCGTGGGGTGCGCTCAAGGCTCCATCATAGAGAAGGAACATGTGCCTCGTTTCCATGACCACATCAGGCCGACCAGAAATGAGTACCCATCTCAATACAGGGGACAT TACTCCACATCGCTTTGGAGAGACCACCAAAGAAGTTCTG GGCCAGAATCAAGATGCAAAGGACAACTTGTACGTGGAAGTGGCTCTGGAATCCAACCAGGCCGGCACacagcaacaaacaaaaatggttGCCCACGGTGA
- the wee1 gene encoding wee1-like protein kinase, translated as MSSYNSNWQDSPSPKSRPVRLRLNFTASESEDDSVEDINESGFNELDSPTAMRNGVVDMSREGGGDGSPVSRQSFGDEMWSEEGFGSPSQLMSPRSELFAACTPTPKKASWSCRRAIRDGSGSPIRTCPDTPPHKTLRKLRLFDTPHTPKSLLSCVGGSSVKGSLFKTGDPGAKLSKSSADNDSGRRHHTPLVNFNPFTPDSLLIQSATQQRNNRKRPYWNVSNGEDMEASDVEYEEEILPPSKRITMMQSNMMSRYNSEFLELEKIGCGQFGAVYKCVKRLDGCLYAIKRSKKPLAGSVDEQNALREVYAHAVLGQHRHVVRYYSAWAEEGHMLIQNEYCNGGTLSDVVADNAGRHAHLSELELKDLLLQVARGLKYIHSMSLVHMDIKPSNIFISRKSVSSCDEGDDEEGLNTNVVYKIGDLGHVTQASNHQVEEGDSRYLANEVLQEDCSNLAKADIFALALTVVSAAGAEALPTNGDAWHEIRQGKLPAVPQVLSSEFLSLLTLMIDPDPTRRPSATDLIRHPVLLTTTKSSADQLRVENNALKCKNALLERELQKAQLASNSTSRLIGKMMNRSVSLNIF; from the exons ATGTCGAGCTACAACAGCAATTGGCAGGACTCCCCCTCGCCCAAATCCCGTCCCGTCCGTTTGAGACTAAATTTTACGGCGAGCGAAAGCGAGGATGACTCGGTGGAGGACATCAACGAGTCCGGCTTCAACGAATTGGACTCCCCGACAGCGATGCGAAACGGCGTCGTCGACATGTCGCGAGAAGGCGGCGGTGATGGAAGCCCCGTTTCGAGGCAGTCGTTCGGGGACGAGATGTGGTCCGAAGAGGGCTTCGGTTCCCCATCGCAGTTGATGTCGCCACGCTCGGAGCTCTTCGCCGCCTGCACGCCGACTCCAAAGAAGGCGTCCTGGTCGTGCCGCCGTGCCATCAGGGATGGATCGGGCTCGCCGATCCGCACATGCCCCGACACACCTCCTCACAAAACCCTGAGAAAACTGCGACTTTTCGACACTCCGCACACGCCAAAG AGTCTTCTATCCTGTGTCGGGGGTTCCAGCGTGAAGGGCTCCCTATTTAAGACTGGCGATCCCGGGGCAAAGCTGTCAAAGTCAAGCGCAGACAACGACAGCGGCAGGAGACATCACACGCCTCTGGTCAATTTCAACCCATTCACTCCCGATTCCCTGCTCATCCAGTCGGCCACACAGCAAAGGAACAACAGAAAGAGGCCATACTGGAATGT CTCCAATGGTGAAGACATGGAAGCAAGTGATGTTGAGTATGAAGAGGAAATCCTGCCACCATCAAAG AGAATCACCATGATGCAGAGCAACATGATGTCGCGCTACAACTCCGAGTTCCTGGAACTGGAGAAGATTGGCTGCGGCCAGTTTGGCGCTGTGTACAAGTGCGTGAAGCGGTTGGACGGCTGCCTCTACGCCATTAAGCGCTCAAAGAAGCCCTTGGCTGGATCGGTGGACGA ACAAAACGCATTGCGAGAGGTGTACGCTCACGCCGTGCTAGGCCAGCACCGGCATGTGGTGCGCTACTACTCGGCGTGGGCCGAAGAAGGCCACATGCTAATCCAGAACGAGTACTGCAACGGCGGCACGCTGTCAGACGTGGTGGCCGACAATGCGGGGCGGCACGCCCACCTGTCCGAGTTGGAGCTCAAGGACCTGCTCCTCCAGGTGGCCCGCGGACTCAAGTACATCCACTCGATGTCGCTGGTGCACATGGACATCAAGCCCA gtAACATCTTCATATCCCGCAAGTCTGTCAGCAGCTGTGACGAGGGTGACGATGAGGAGGGCCTCAACACCAATGTGGTCTACAAAAttg GTGATCTTGGTCACGTGACACAGGCCAGCAATCATCAAGTGGAGGAAGGTGACAGCAGATATTTGGCCAATGAAGTTCTTCAGGAG GACTGCAGCAACCTGGCCAAGGCTGACATCTTTGCCCTGGCGTTGACGGTGGTCAGCGCGGCGGGGGCCGAGGCTCTGCCCACAAACGGCGACGCCTGGCACGAGATCCGGCAGGGCAAACTGCCCGCTGTCCCCCAAGTGCTCTCGTCGGAGTTTCTCAGTCTCCTTACG CTGATGATTGACCCCGACCCCACCCGACGCCCTTCTGCCACAGACCTAATTCGCCACCCGGTGCTGCTGACGACCACCAAGAGTAGCGCCGACCAGCTGAGAGTGGAAAATAACGccctcaagtgcaaaaatgctCTGTTGGAAAG ggagcTGCAGAAGGCTCAGCTGGCCAGCAACAGCACCTCCAGGCTCATCGGAAAAATGATGAACCGATCTGTCAGCCTTAACATCTTCTAA
- the LOC133157220 gene encoding rhombotin-1-like — translation MHCTKRQAPHMKWECLSTDISSDKTQHLEDATFGGGGGGGWRGTGGLPRKKNKRRVPLCLRLKLLSRLTKFFFLGGSIASRDTRVETVRCLERRMLLDKEDSVSLVSLQSREKARGCAGCNGRIRDRFMLQALDCYWHEDCLKCACCDCRLGRVGSTLYTRANLILCRRDYLRLFGVTGKCAACTKLIPAFEMVMRARDNVYHLDCFACQLCHQRFCVGDRFFLKNNMILCQLDYEGAHLNGEAERLSQ, via the exons ATGCATTGCACAAAGCGGCAAGCTCCGCACATGAAGTGGGAATGCTTGAGCACTGACATCAGCTCAGATAAGACGCAACATTTGGAGGACGCAACatttggaggaggaggaggaggaggctggaGGGGAACTGGTGGTCTGCcccgtaaaaaaaacaaacggcGTGTGCCACTTTGCCTCAGACTGAAGCTACTTTCACGCttgacaaagtttttttttttgggaggatcGATTGCTTCCCGGGACACAAGAGTGGAGACGGTGCGGTGCTTGGAGAGAAGGATGTTGCTGGACAAGGAGGACA GCGTGTCCCTGGTGTCCCTCCAGTCCAGAGAGAAGGCTCGAGGCTGTGCTGGCTGCAACGGGAGAATCAGGGACCGCTTCATGCTCCAGGCGCTGGACTGCTATTGGCACGAAGACTGTCTCAAGTGCGCCTGCTGCGACTGCCGCCTGGGCCGAGTGGGCTCCACCCTCTACACTCGAGCCAACCTCATCCTCTGTCGCCGGGACTACCTTAG GCTCTTTGGCGTGACGGGGAAATGCGCCGCCTGCACTAAGCTGATCCCCGCCTTCGAAATGGTGATGAGGGCGCGCGACAATGTTTACCACTTGGATTGCTTCGCCTGCCAGCTCTGCCACCAGAG GTTTTGTGTGGGCGACCGGTTCTTCCTGAAGAACAACATGATCCTGTGCCAACTGGACTACGAGGGCGCGCATCTTAATGGAGAGGCAGAGAGATTGTCGCAGTGA
- the akip1 gene encoding A-kinase-interacting protein 1 isoform X2, translating to MGTLAGLEYSLQKSARLGLELLERASRRKVNWSKPPPTYTSMAEIDKDLHKKTLAELQEAFASIVKFMAETHIQCKRFYDSVGCAQGSIIEKEHVPRFHDHIRPTRNEYPSQYRGHGQNQDAKDNLYVEVALESNQAGTQQQTKMVAHGDEDTFSITFNH from the exons ATGGGAACGCTAGCCGGGCTTGAGTATTCTCTGCAAAAGTCTGCCCGCCTGGGACTGGAGCTCCTGGAACGGGCCTCCAGGCGTAAGGTCAACTGGAGCAAGCCGCCGCCCACCTACACATCTATGGCAGAGATCGACAAGGACCTCCACAAA aaaACACTGGCGGAGCTGCAGGAGGCCTTTGCCAGCATCGTTAAGTTCATGGCGGAGACCCACATTCAATGCAAA AGGTTCTACGACTCCGTGGGGTGCGCTCAAGGCTCCATCATAGAGAAGGAACATGTGCCTCGTTTCCATGACCACATCAGGCCGACCAGAAATGAGTACCCATCTCAATACAGGGGACAT GGCCAGAATCAAGATGCAAAGGACAACTTGTACGTGGAAGTGGCTCTGGAATCCAACCAGGCCGGCACacagcaacaaacaaaaatggttGCCCACGGTGATGAGGATACCTTCAGCATCACATTTAACCACTGA
- the znf143b gene encoding zinc finger protein 143 isoform X1 gives MLLAQLNRDSQGMTEFQDADGQPVTLCLTEAVTVADGEQMDTMDTVSLQAVTLMDGSTAYIQRDTKPTFSDAQIMDGQMIQLEDGSTAYVRHVSMAKSGGDSLQLEDGQAVQLEDGTTAFIHTHKAETYEQSGLQEVQLEDGSTAYIQHTVHMPQPNTILAIQADGTIADLQAEATAIDPDTISVLEQYTAKVESIENPLVSYGRVEADNGVQMQIVLQGQENRRVAHVGEKAYRCEHEDCGKLYTTAHHLKVHERSHTGDKPYMCDYPGCGKKFATGYGLKSHSRTHTGEKPYRCQELNCCKSFKTSGDLQKHTRTHTGEKPFKCPVDGCGRSFTTSNIRKVHIRTHTGERPYYCSEPNCGRSFASATNYKNHMRIHTGEKPYVCTVPGCEKRFTEYSSLYKHHVVHTPCKPYNCNHCGKTYKQISTLAMHKRTAHNDTEPIEEEQEAYFEPPADAIDDPNVIYPPAAETLAEAEDSSKNSSAETTEIVAQQHVALVTQPDGTQQQVTISEADLQAMGGTITMVTQEGTTITIPAHELATQGAQVAIMTPGMTSFESVEAATYSHEQDDVHPVTLLATSNGTHIAVQLSDQQSLEEAIRIASRIQQGESPGLED, from the exons ATGCTCTTGGCGCAGCTCAACCGGGACTCCCAGGGCATGACGGAGTTTCAAGACGCCGACGGGCAGCCCGTCACGCTTTGCCTGACCGAGGCAGTGACTGTGGCTG ATGGCGAGCAGATGGACACCATGGACACGGTAAGCCTTCAGGCTGTCACCCTGATGGACGGCTCCACCGCCTACATCCAGCGTGACACCAAGCCGACCTTTTCCGACGCGCAAATCATGGATGGCCAGATGATCCAGTTGGAGGACGGATCGACCGCCTACGTCCGTCACGTGTCCATGGCCAAATCAG GAGGAGATAGTTTGCAGCTGGAAGATGGACAAGCAGTTCAACTTGAAGACGGGACGACAGCCTTCATACACACCCACAAAG CAGAAACATACGAGCAAAGCGGGCTGCAGGAGGTGCAGCTGGAGGACGGCAGCACGGCCTACATCCAGCACACCGTGCACATGCCGCAGCCCAACACCATCCTGGCCATCCAGGCCGACGGCACCATCGCCGACCTGCAGGCCGAGGCCACCGCCATCGACCCCGACACCATCAGCGTGTTGGAGCAGTACACCGCCAAG GTGGAGAGCATCGAGAATCCTTTGGTTTCCTACGGCAGAGTCGAAGCAGACAACGGCGTGCAAATGCAG ATTGTGCTCCAGGGTCAGGAGAACAGGAGGGTGGCCCACGTCGGTGAGAAGGCGTACCGCTGTGAGCACGAGGATTGCGGGAAGTTGTACACCACTGCACACCATCTCAAG GTCCACGAGCGCTCGCACACCGGAGACAAGCCGTACATGTGCGACTATCCGGGATGTGGGAAGAAGTTTGCTACGG GATATGGACTGAAGAGTCACTCGCGCACGCACACTGGTGAGAAGCCGTATCGATGTCAGGAGCTCAACTGCTGCAAGTCCTTCAAAACCTCGGGAGACCTTCAGaagcacacgcgcacgcacacag GAGAGAAACCGTTCAAGTGTCCGGTGGACGGTTGCGGCCGGTCcttcaccacctccaacatccGCAAAGTTCACATCCGCACGCACACGGGCGAGCGGCCGTACTACTGCTCCGAACCGAACTGCGGCCGCTCCTTTGCCAGCGCCACCAACTACAAGAACCACATGAGGATCCACACCG GGGAGAAGCCGTACGTGTGCACCGTACCCGGATGTGAGAAGCGTTTCACCGAGTACTCGAGCCTCTACAAGCACCACGTCGTGCACACGCCGTGCAAGCCGTACAACTGCAACCACTGTGGCAAGACCTACAAGCAGATCTCCACGCTGGCCATGCACAAGCGCACTGCCCATAATGACACGGAGCCCatcgaggaggagcaggaggcctATTTTGAGCCGCCCGCAG ACGCCATCGACGACCCCAATGTGATTTACCCGCCGGCTGCGGAGACGTTGGCAGAAGCGGAGGACTCCTCCAAGAACAGTTCTGCGGAGACCACCGAGATTGTTGCTCAGCAGCACGTCGCCTTGGTGACGCAGCCGGACGGGACGCAACAGCAG GTTACCATCTCTGAAGCAGATTTACAAGCCATGGGCGGCACCATCACCATGGTGACCCAAGAAGGCACCACCATAACCATCCCAGCCCACGAGTTGGCCACACAGGGTGCTCag GTGGCCATCATGACACCCGGTATGACTTCTTTTGAAAGTGTGGAGGCGGCCACTTACAGCCACGAGCAAGACGACGTTCACCCAGTCACCTTACTGGCCACCTCCAACGGCACTCACATTGCTGTGCAG CTCAGCGATCAGCAGTCGTTGGAAGAAGCCATCCGAATAGCCTCGAGAATTCAACAAGGGGAATCGCCCGGACTGGAGGATTGA